In Phacochoerus africanus isolate WHEZ1 chromosome 2, ROS_Pafr_v1, whole genome shotgun sequence, one DNA window encodes the following:
- the RPS6 gene encoding 40S ribosomal protein S6, which yields MKLNISFPATGCQKLIEVDDERKLRTFYEKRMATEVAADALGEEWKGYVVRISGGNDKQGFPMKQGVLTHGRVRLLLSKGHSCYRPRRTGERKRKSVRGCIVDANLSVLNLVIVKKGEKDIPGLTDTTVPRRLGPKRASRIRKLFNLSKEDDVRQYVVRKPLNKEGKKPRTKAPKIQRLVTPRVLQHKRRRIALKKQRTKKNKEEAAEYAKLLAKRMKEAKEKRQEQIAKRRRLSSLRASTSKSESSQK from the exons ATGAAG TTGAACATCTCTTTCCCGGCCACTGGCTGCCAAAAACTCATTGAAGTGGACGATGAGCGAAAACTTCGTACATTTTATGAGAAACGCATGGCCACAGAAGTTGCTGCTGACGCTCTGGGTGAAGAATGGAAG GGTTATGTGGTCCGAATCAGTGGTGGGAACGACAAACAAGGATTCCCCATGAAGCAGGGTGTCTTGACCCATGGCCGAGTCCGCCTGCTACTCAGTAAGGGGCATTCCTGTTACAGACCAAGGAGGACTGGAGAAAGAAAGCGCAAATCAGTTCGGGGTTGCATTGTGGATGCCAATCTAAGTGTTCTCAATTTGGTCATCGTAAAAAAAG GGGAGAAGGATATTCCTGGACTCACCGATACCACTGTGCCTCGCCGCCTGGGGCCTAAAAGAGCTAGCAGGATCCGCAAACTTTTCAATCTCTCTAAGGAAGACGATGTCCGTCAGTATGTAGTGAGAAAGCCCCTAAACAAAGAAG GAAAGAAACCTAGGACCAAAGCACCCAAGATTCAGCGTCTTGTTACTCCACGTGTTCTGCAACACAAACGTCGCCGTATTGCTCTGAAGAAACAACGtactaagaaaaataaggaagaggCTGCAGAATATGCTAAACTTTTGGCCAAGAGAATGAAG GAGGCCAAAGAAAAACGTCAGGAACAGATTGCCAAGAGACGGAGGCTATCCTCTCTGAGAGCATCTACCTCTAAGTCTGAGTCCAGTCAAAAATGA